The sequence below is a genomic window from Planctomycetia bacterium.
GGCTGCCGTCGCAATGTCGCTGCCGAGTAGCGAGCCCCACGCTATCGATACGGCACAAAGAAGCTTTCGTAGCGGCATCATGGCAACCTCGAACGAGCAGCAAGGGGGTCGAACCAAGAGTCCACAGACTAACGCTTCCTCGGGGCGAGCTCAAATCTCGCGGCGCGGGTTTTCCGAGGTCGGCGGGTCGAGTAGATTGCTGGTTTCGCAAACTACTCACCTGCCGCACCGTGCGCTCACAACACTTCCGACTGGTTAGTGACTCGATGACGAACAACGCCGCTGAGAATTCCTCTGCTGCCTCCTCGACGCCCCGCACAATCCGACGAAAACTCGCCGGGATGATGTTCCTGCAATACTTTATGCAAGGAGCGTATCTCACGATCTTGTCCGTCTACGTGAAGGATGCCTTGCATTTCACCGACGAACAGATCGGCTGGTTCATCTCGGCGATGGCCGTCGGGCCGGTGCTCGCGCCGTTCATCGTCGGCCAGTTGGTCGATCGGATGTTGCCGACCGAGCGCGTGCTCGCCGGGTGCCATTTTCTCGGCGGCCTAATCATGCTCGCGATCTACTATCAAACTGCGTTCGTTCCGGTCATCGTGCTCGGCACGCTTTATTCGGTGCTTTACATCCCGACGATGATGCTCACCAACTCCTTGGCCTTCCATCATCTTCGCAATCGGGATCGCGAATTCCCGTTGATTCGCGTGTGGGGAACCATCGGATTCATCGTTCCTTCGTGGCTGATCTCGTTTTATTTTCTTAAAGGGCTCACCGGCGACGCGCTGAGCCGCGGTCAAGGGATCGCGTTCATCGTCGCGGGGATCGCCGGAATCGTGATGTCGATTTACTGTTTGCTGCTGCCGCATACTCCGCCGACGCCGCGCGGCAGCGGCAACTTCGCGCCGGGCGTGGTTCTAAGGCTCATGAAGCGGCGCGACTTCGCGGTGCTGTTCGCCGTCAGCTTCTTCATCGCGGCCGTGCATAACTACTTCTTCGTATGGAACAGCCCGTTGGTGAAGCAACTTCTCACGCGACACGACTGGGCCGATCGAACGCAAGCGTTCACGACGATCGGCCAAATCACCGAAATCCTCGTCATGGGCTTGCTGGCGCCGATGATTCTTAAGTTCGGATACAAGCGAACCATGATCTTCGGCGCGATCGCCTACGCTGTGCGTTGTCTGGCATTCGCCGAAGCCGCGAACCCGGAGTTGCCGTTCGGCGCGGCGCTGGCCGTCGCGGCGTTCGGGCAAGCGCTCCACGGTTTTTGCTTCGCATTCTTCATGGCCGCGGCATTCATCTATATCGATCGCGAAGCGCCGGCCGATGTGAAGGGGAGCCTGCAAACCATTTACGGCGTCTTTGTCATGGGGCTCGGAGGGGTCGCCGGCGGAGTCTGGGGCGGCCGGATGGGGCAATGGTTTCCGGAGACTGTCCTCGCCGCCGGAGTGACGTCGAGAACCTACGATAATTGGGCGCCGATCTGGCTCTGGTGCGCAGCCGCCGCCGGCCTATGTGCCCTGGCCATGGCGATGTTCTTTCCTCGCGTCGCTCCCAACCCGCAAGCCGTCGGCGAACTCGGTTCGAAACGATAGTATCGCCTCTTTTATTTCGCATCGCCCATTCACGAATCGAGCGCTATGGCCGCCATGGAATTGACGAAGACCTACCGCATCGGGGTACTCGGCCTGACGCACGACCACGTGTGGCAAAACCTACGCGAGCTTTCCGGCACGCCTCACGGCTTGCTGACCGCCGTAGCCGACCCGAACAAACCGCTCCTCGAACGTGCGAAGAAAGAGTTCGAGTGCGCAACGTACAAAGACCCGCTCACGCTGTTGCAGCGCGAGCGACTCGATGCGGTTTACATCTTCGGCGACAACGCTCTCTCCGTCGAAATGGCCGAGGCCGCGGCGGAGCGCGGGCTGCACATCATGGTCGAGAAGCCGATGGCGGCCGACCTGATTGGGGCCGACCGCATGCTCGCGGCTGCGCGGCGCAGCAACGTACGCTTAATGGTCAACTGGCCTTTCGCTTGGCGTCCGCAAATGCAGCACGCCATCACGCTCGCACGGAGCGGCGAGATCGGTCGGATCTGGCAAGTGAAATACCGCGCCGCTCATGAAGGGCCTCTCGAGCTCGGTTGCAGCGAGTATTTCGTCGGCTGGTTGTACGACCCGGAGCTGAACGGAGCCGGAGCGCTGATGGACTACGGTTGCTACGGAGCTTGCCTCTCGTCTTATCTGTTGGGGCTGCCGAGCCGGGTGACGGCCGTCGGCGGCCGGCTTTGCAAAGAAGATGTCTTGGCGGAAGACAACGCCGTGATCGTGATGTCGTATCCGCGGGCCGTTTCGATCGCCGAAGCGTCTTGGACGCAAATCGGCAATCTCACGGCTTACGTCGCCGTGATCCACGGCACGAGCGGCACGATCTTCGTCGAAGCCGGTGAACAAGGGCGCGTGCTGTTGGCGACGAAGGAACTGCCCGACGGCGCCGCCGTCGTGATTCCACTGCTTCCGCCCCACTTGCAGAACCCGAGCGCGAACTTCGTGTATTGCCTCGAAACCGGCGAGGAGTTCGCGCCGCTATGCGAAGCGCGCACGGCCCGCGACGCCCAGGAAATCCTCGAAGCGGCGCTGTTGGCGATCGACTCCGGCAGCGATGTGTCGCTACCGTTGCGAAACATCTAACGAAAAATCGACCAGCGGTCGGTCGGTTAGACCTTCAGAGCCGTTTCGTGCGACAAGACGCTTGCGTGGCGGGCCCGAATCGGCTCGACATACTCGCTCAGGAACTCGTCGACTTGTTGCGGAGCACGGCCGACGAACTTCTCGGCCTTGAGCGCTTCGGCGAAGTTGACCTTCTTGAAAGCGTCGTCGGCCTTGAGGCGTTCGAGCAGATCGTTTTCGCCGCCGAGTTGCTTCACGACGAGGGCCGCCGCTTGGCTGTGTTGGCGGATCTTTTCGTGCAACGATTGACGATCGCCCCCATGCTCGACGGCCGCCATGAGAATATTTTCCGAAGCCATAAACGGCAGCTCCGCCTTCAAATGCCGCGCAATGACTTGCGGATAGACGACGAAGCCCGAGGCGATGTTTTGATACAAGATCAAGAGCGCGTCGGTCGCGAGGAAGCCCTGCGGAAGCGTCAGACGTCGGTTCGCGCTGTCGTCGAGCGTCCGTTCGAGCCATTGCGTGGCGAGCGTCGCCCCTGCGCTTTGCTCTAAGCTCATGACGAAGCGCGCCAAGCCGCAAATACGCTCCGAGCGCATCGGATTGCGTTTGTATGGCATCGCCGACGAGCCGATTTGTTCGGCCTCGAACGGTTCTTCGACTTCCTTCATGTGTTGCAAGAGGCGCACGTCGGTCGCGGCCTTGTGCGAACTTTGCGCGATGCCCGAGAGAGTGGCGAGGACTTGCGAATCGACTTTGCGCGAATAGGTTTGGCCGGTTACGGGATACGCGGCCTCGAAGCCCATCTTGCGGCTCACCAGTTCGTCGAGCTCGCGAACTTTGTCGTGGTCGCCGTGGAAGAGTTCGAGGAAACTCGCTTGCGTGCCGGTCGTTCCTTTGACGCCGCGAGCCCGCAGCCCTGCGAGTCGGAACTCGACTTCGTCGAGATCTTGCACCAAGTCATAAATCCACAGGCAGGCTCGCTTGCCGACGGTCGTCGGCTGAGCCGGTTGAAAATGCGTGAAGCCGAGGCACGCGAGATCGCGCGTTTCGGCGGCGAACAACCCGAGGCGATCGATCACGGCGGCCAAGCGATTACGCACCAGCGTCAGGCCTTCGCGAATCAGAAGCAAGTCGGTGTTATCGGTAACGTAGCAACTCGTAGCGCCGAGATGGATGATGCCGCGGGCCGTTGGGCAAACATCGCCGTAAGTGTGAACATGCGCCATGACGTCGTGGCGGAGTTTCTTTTCGTGGCGATGTGCGACGGCGAAATCGATGTCGTCGGTATGGAGCCGGAGCTCGTCGAGCTGTTCTTCCGTGATCGGCAAGCCGAGTTCGGCCTGTGCTTCGGCAAGAGCGACCCATAGCTTGCGCCAGGTGCTGAACTTCCGCTGCGGACTCCAAAGCCGGCTCATGGCATCCGAGGCATAGCGGGCAATTAGCGGGTTGTCGTAAAGTTCGCTCATGTTCGGCGGCTCGCAAGGCATGAAAGGAAGAACTAAACAGTATTCTAACGGATCGCGGCCCCGATAACAGGAGCCGCCGAAACTCCGCAGCCGGCGAGGTTTCATCGCCTCGTGCGACGAGAGGCTCGGCGTTGTGCGCGCTTTTAGCCACGGCTATGCTGACTCGCGAAGCCCAACCCTTTGCCGACCGCAACCGCACCCAGACCGCAGCTTGCTCCTTGCCCATCGACGATATCACTCCCTGGCAGCACGAACATAAGTTCCACGAAGGAAATCCGGCCGGTGAGCGCAACACTTGGCGAGTCGTAGGACTGACGGCCGCGATGATGGTGGTCGAAATCGTATGCGGCACGGTCTTTCATTCGATGGCACTCTTGGCCGACGGCTGGCACATGGCTACGCACGTCGCCGCACTCGGCATCGCTGCGCTGGCGTATTGGTTCGCGAGACGCTGTATCGGTGACACCCGCTTCGCTTTCGGGCCGTGGAAGATCGAAGTTCTCGGCGGGTTCAGCAGCGCGCTCGCGCTAGGCATGGTCGCGGTTTACATGACGATCGAGTCGCTCGAACGGCTCTGGTCGCCGGTCGAAATTCAATATACGGAAGCGCTGATCGTCACCGCGATCGGGCTCGCCGTGAACATCGCCAGCGCGCTATTGCTTGCCGATCATGGACACGACCACGGACATACTCACGATGCCGATGGTAAATCGAAAACCTGCGACCATGACCACACGCACAAACCGCTGCATAAGCACGACGATCTCAATCTTCGGGCCGCATACGTGCATGTCATCGCCGACGCATTAACCTCGGTTTTAGCGATCGCGGCTTTGCTCGGCGGCAAATTTTTCGGTTGGCAACGGCTGGACCCGATCATCGGAATCGTCGGTGCGGCGATCGTCGGCGTGTGGGCCGTAGGGCTGGTGCGCGAAGCGAGCCGCGTGTTGCTCGATCGAGAGATGGATCACCCGCTGGTTGATGAAATCCGCGCGACGCTGGAAGCCGACGGCGATACACGCGTGACCGACTTGCATGTTTGGCGCGTCGGACCGAATCAATTTTCTTGCGCGGCTGCGATTGTCGCACGCAACCCGAAAACGCCTGACGAATATCGCGTATTGCTGAAGCGGCACACGGCGTTGACCCATGCCACGTTGGAAGTCGTGCCGCTCGATCGATAACGGCGGGAGATCTCTAGCGGCGCCTTTTCTCGCGAGCGCCGCGCGGGTAGACTCCCTTTCGGGTCAGGAACGGAGAATCTCCTTTTCGACGTCTGACGCCATTTCCAAGAGGAGCCTGCGATGCCGAGTTTAACCGTAGACGGAGTCGGGACGTTCGAAGTTCCTCAAGGGAAGCGGCTCGTCCTGGCTCTCACCGACGAAGCCGGCATCGATCAACTCCACGCTTGCGGCGGTAAAGCGCGATGCACGACCTGCCGTGTCGAATTTCTCGCGGGCGAGCCTGCTGAAATGAACGATGCGGAACGGACGGTATTAGCCGCAAAAGGGGTGACCGGCGTCCGCTTGAGTTGTCAGATCGTTTGCGATCACGATATGACCGTCCGCGCGATCAGCCGCTTCGAAGGGAGCGGCCGCAAAGACGCCGGCTCGCGCCCGCCGGACACGATCGGCTAGGTCGCATGCCTATTGGAATGTGCCGCGAACCTTCTCCCGCTGTCATCGCAAAGCGTCGGGCACCCAAGCGGGGATTGCCTTCGCAAGCACTTTAAGAGCGAAGGAATATCGAGGGTCGTCCGTCGGACTTGGATCGGTATGCATCGCGATTCCGATGAGTCCGGACCAACGGATGTCGGCCCAGGGAAGCGAAGTCGCCGCGGCATACTGCCAGGCACGACATTGCGCGTCGTTCAAAGGGAGCTTTTCTACTTCCACTCGCGCAACCTCCAGGCGGCGCAATTTCTCCTTGACGGCCAGGCCGGCAAATTCCGTGCGAATGGAATTCGGCAACTTACTCAACTGCTCGGTTTTTTCACGCTCGATGTATTTCGAGAGATCGGCCGCATACGCCTCCCAGCCATCCCAAGGAAATGGAGGATGCGCCCCCCAATCGAATCGCAGAAGCTCGAGCGCTCGGATCGATACGGCGATTGCGAGGGTTTCGATAAGCAAGTTCGACCTTGCCGGCCCGAACTTGATGTGCGCCAATTCGTGCGACAGCTGATAGGCGAGATTTTGCCACCTAGCCCCTTTGGAGCTTAAGCCGACTCGATAAGTCGCTCCCCGATGATCTTGTAACTCCCAAAATACTTGAGGCCCTTTGTCTTGATAGACGAGCGAGATCGGGCGATCACCGAAGGGAGGAATGCCCGGAATCAAACCATCGACGATCCCCGCGACGCTATTGGCGACTAACAGCAGTCCCGCGGTTTGCGACAAATCGGGAAATGGAGTGGTCGAGGTGATTTTCACGAAGATGGCTTGTGTCTCTTCAAGTAGCCGGGGCGGGGGTAGAACAGATCACCTTTCGCCCCGGCTACAAGCGTTTTTTCGAGACGCAGGCGCGCAGATAGGCGCAGTTCGGGCCGGGGGGTCAATTCCTCACGGCCCGTTTTTGTTGGGTGGGACCACTAAATAGGGATACAATCGCCCCGTATCTAATGGGCATTTCCGGGGAGTATCTTTATGATCGCCGAATGGTTTGTACTTTCAAACGGCGAGTCGATCGGTCCGTACACTCAGAATCAGATCGTCGAATTCATCCAAGAAGGAAGCCTGTCGCCAACGAGTTACGTGCGACGACTTGATGGTCCTTGGATCACGATCGCCGAGGCGTTCTTACGGATGGTCGCCGCCGCATCGAGCCATTCCGTCAGCGGAACAGGCACTTTAGCCATCCCAGCGCCGGAGCCGGAGCCGATCGCTGCGTATGCATCGACAACATCGACCCCTACCTTTCGATACCGTCGAAAAAAGTCATCCCATTTGAACCTGCTGATGACGATCGCAGCGATTGCGGTCGGCGGAGCAGCAGCGATTTATACCGCTAAAGGTCTGCTCACAGCCTTAGCTCCCAAAGCGGTTGAAGAATCTGAGCCTGAAGTGATCGTGGTTCAACGCCCGAGTCCGGCACCGAAACGTCCTACGGCGCTCGACGTTCCATCGGGACCACGAAAAACAAGGACGCCGATCGAAGAAGTGCCGAGCGCGCCTGTGGTCGCGACTAAGCCGACGACTCCTCCTGAAAAACGACCACCTTTGCCCGTTCCCGTTTCTCCTGCGGAGGATGCGAAGCCAGATCAGGCGACAATAACTTGGCTCAGCACACTCGAATCCATTCATACCAGGCGCGACTCGCTGATGCTGAAGATCGCGGCGGTGAAACAAAAGGGATTGCCGCTGGAGGATCAAGCCAAGACGATCGATGCCGAATGCAGGCCGAAAGAGAAACGGATTCGAGAACTCAACATCGAAATCGGCAACCTGGATTCCGACCGGAGACTCCTTGAGTCAGCATTCCAAACCAACGGTGACACATCTCTCCCCAGCAAAATTTCAAGGCTGAGTTCGACAATCCAGTCTCTGCGATCAGAGATTCAATCTCTGGATACCACTGCGCAGCGCGAAGTGTATCGCAAACTAATGAGCGAGATCAATTCGCTCAAAGAGGCATACGAGCAAGTTCTCAGAGAAGCCGATAACCTCCGGGCCGAGTTAGTTTTTCATCTCAATCCTTTTGCCGCCGCACCCGAGCCGATCGCAAAAGCGGGGCTCAGCTATTTCAGTCGCCCGATCCCCAACAATAACGCCCTCCCCAACAGCAACGTGGTTCTCAAAGCTTGGAATGAGTTCGGCATGGCGTGCATTTACTTGCGGAAGGGAGACGACCGTAATGCGGAGAAGTTCCTCAACGCGGCGATGACTT
It includes:
- a CDS encoding MFS transporter codes for the protein MMFLQYFMQGAYLTILSVYVKDALHFTDEQIGWFISAMAVGPVLAPFIVGQLVDRMLPTERVLAGCHFLGGLIMLAIYYQTAFVPVIVLGTLYSVLYIPTMMLTNSLAFHHLRNRDREFPLIRVWGTIGFIVPSWLISFYFLKGLTGDALSRGQGIAFIVAGIAGIVMSIYCLLLPHTPPTPRGSGNFAPGVVLRLMKRRDFAVLFAVSFFIAAVHNYFFVWNSPLVKQLLTRHDWADRTQAFTTIGQITEILVMGLLAPMILKFGYKRTMIFGAIAYAVRCLAFAEAANPELPFGAALAVAAFGQALHGFCFAFFMAAAFIYIDREAPADVKGSLQTIYGVFVMGLGGVAGGVWGGRMGQWFPETVLAAGVTSRTYDNWAPIWLWCAAAAGLCALAMAMFFPRVAPNPQAVGELGSKR
- a CDS encoding Gfo/Idh/MocA family oxidoreductase: MELTKTYRIGVLGLTHDHVWQNLRELSGTPHGLLTAVADPNKPLLERAKKEFECATYKDPLTLLQRERLDAVYIFGDNALSVEMAEAAAERGLHIMVEKPMAADLIGADRMLAAARRSNVRLMVNWPFAWRPQMQHAITLARSGEIGRIWQVKYRAAHEGPLELGCSEYFVGWLYDPELNGAGALMDYGCYGACLSSYLLGLPSRVTAVGGRLCKEDVLAEDNAVIVMSYPRAVSIAEASWTQIGNLTAYVAVIHGTSGTIFVEAGEQGRVLLATKELPDGAAVVIPLLPPHLQNPSANFVYCLETGEEFAPLCEARTARDAQEILEAALLAIDSGSDVSLPLRNI
- the purB gene encoding adenylosuccinate lyase, whose amino-acid sequence is MSELYDNPLIARYASDAMSRLWSPQRKFSTWRKLWVALAEAQAELGLPITEEQLDELRLHTDDIDFAVAHRHEKKLRHDVMAHVHTYGDVCPTARGIIHLGATSCYVTDNTDLLLIREGLTLVRNRLAAVIDRLGLFAAETRDLACLGFTHFQPAQPTTVGKRACLWIYDLVQDLDEVEFRLAGLRARGVKGTTGTQASFLELFHGDHDKVRELDELVSRKMGFEAAYPVTGQTYSRKVDSQVLATLSGIAQSSHKAATDVRLLQHMKEVEEPFEAEQIGSSAMPYKRNPMRSERICGLARFVMSLEQSAGATLATQWLERTLDDSANRRLTLPQGFLATDALLILYQNIASGFVVYPQVIARHLKAELPFMASENILMAAVEHGGDRQSLHEKIRQHSQAAALVVKQLGGENDLLERLKADDAFKKVNFAEALKAEKFVGRAPQQVDEFLSEYVEPIRARHASVLSHETALKV
- the dmeF gene encoding CDF family Co(II)/Ni(II) efflux transporter DmeF, translated to MPIDDITPWQHEHKFHEGNPAGERNTWRVVGLTAAMMVVEIVCGTVFHSMALLADGWHMATHVAALGIAALAYWFARRCIGDTRFAFGPWKIEVLGGFSSALALGMVAVYMTIESLERLWSPVEIQYTEALIVTAIGLAVNIASALLLADHGHDHGHTHDADGKSKTCDHDHTHKPLHKHDDLNLRAAYVHVIADALTSVLAIAALLGGKFFGWQRLDPIIGIVGAAIVGVWAVGLVREASRVLLDREMDHPLVDEIRATLEADGDTRVTDLHVWRVGPNQFSCAAAIVARNPKTPDEYRVLLKRHTALTHATLEVVPLDR
- a CDS encoding (2Fe-2S)-binding protein, which codes for MPSLTVDGVGTFEVPQGKRLVLALTDEAGIDQLHACGGKARCTTCRVEFLAGEPAEMNDAERTVLAAKGVTGVRLSCQIVCDHDMTVRAISRFEGSGRKDAGSRPPDTIG
- a CDS encoding GYF domain-containing protein, which codes for MIAEWFVLSNGESIGPYTQNQIVEFIQEGSLSPTSYVRRLDGPWITIAEAFLRMVAAASSHSVSGTGTLAIPAPEPEPIAAYASTTSTPTFRYRRKKSSHLNLLMTIAAIAVGGAAAIYTAKGLLTALAPKAVEESEPEVIVVQRPSPAPKRPTALDVPSGPRKTRTPIEEVPSAPVVATKPTTPPEKRPPLPVPVSPAEDAKPDQATITWLSTLESIHTRRDSLMLKIAAVKQKGLPLEDQAKTIDAECRPKEKRIRELNIEIGNLDSDRRLLESAFQTNGDTSLPSKISRLSSTIQSLRSEIQSLDTTAQREVYRKLMSEINSLKEAYEQVLREADNLRAELVFHLNPFAAAPEPIAKAGLSYFSRPIPNNNALPNSNVVLKAWNEFGMACIYLRKGDDRNAEKFLNAAMTSEPQEATFRAIFGYWKLQRGQDDDALTEIVAALKAHPENWTVSFVMALIQLRKGALSSAEIFLRKCRELDKNNQRGLTLLSLLKSASSDEKIRNAKFAKQFADEALKLGKSAATHIATAAAHAEAGEFPDALKHAQSAVALREAKNPDDFYLRSIDALSKSNAIRIDWPKFDAWNQL